The Erythrobacter aurantius genome includes a window with the following:
- a CDS encoding cupin domain-containing protein, translating into MPKLDLDAIPQSNATGYPAPFDAEVEGRWWRRLAPAGGLTMMGASHVVLKPGAYSSQRHWHHGQDELVVMLAGEAVLIEDEGETIVKAGEVLAWAAGVENGHRLHNRTDTDCVFIAISAGSREADSGVYSDIDMVFNADGYFRKDGTPYPTQRLP; encoded by the coding sequence ATGCCCAAGCTCGATCTTGATGCAATCCCTCAATCGAACGCGACGGGCTATCCCGCGCCCTTCGATGCAGAGGTTGAGGGGCGATGGTGGCGCAGGCTTGCACCCGCAGGCGGGCTGACGATGATGGGGGCGAGCCACGTCGTTTTGAAGCCGGGCGCATATTCCTCGCAGCGGCATTGGCACCACGGGCAGGACGAACTGGTGGTGATGTTGGCGGGTGAGGCTGTTTTGATCGAGGACGAAGGGGAAACCATCGTCAAAGCGGGCGAAGTCCTGGCATGGGCAGCCGGTGTCGAAAACGGGCACCGGCTGCACAACCGCACCGATACCGATTGCGTCTTCATCGCCATAAGCGCCGGATCGCGCGAGGCGGATAGCGGCGTCTATTCGGATATCGACATGGTCTTCAATGCGGATGGCTATTTCCGCAAGGATGGCACGCCCTACCCGACCCAGCGGTTGCCCTGA
- a CDS encoding S1/P1 nuclease, giving the protein MKHFLAALCALALMLPAPAQAWGFYAHRKTAEIAEANVSPEVRAKIERLMRAEKLIGTPECPLATIEDASVWPDCIRRSFWRWGYTAAWHYRTAPICEAFNPRANCSGGNCVTAQIERAHRVLADESLPDNVRLEALAFMVHFAGDVHMPLHSGDKDDRGGNDRETDYGIVPSLNLHWIWDGPLAERAISDPADPVVRRYSPAERGELAGGSPADWGRESWEISRSFVYPTAFDTEDVCDGDLPMKTALTQEDIVRGVPIAKQRVQQAGLRIAELLESAFAPGPLPEPERR; this is encoded by the coding sequence ATGAAGCACTTCCTTGCCGCCCTGTGCGCGCTTGCGCTGATGCTGCCCGCTCCGGCGCAGGCGTGGGGATTCTATGCCCACCGCAAGACCGCCGAGATTGCCGAGGCCAATGTCTCGCCCGAGGTCCGGGCGAAGATCGAGCGGCTGATGCGTGCAGAAAAGCTGATCGGCACGCCCGAATGCCCGCTCGCGACGATCGAGGATGCGAGCGTTTGGCCCGATTGCATCCGTCGCAGTTTCTGGCGCTGGGGCTACACCGCAGCATGGCATTACCGCACCGCGCCGATCTGCGAGGCATTCAATCCGCGTGCGAATTGTTCGGGCGGCAATTGCGTGACCGCGCAGATCGAACGCGCGCACCGGGTGCTTGCGGATGAAAGCCTGCCCGACAATGTGCGGCTTGAGGCGCTTGCCTTCATGGTCCATTTCGCGGGCGATGTGCACATGCCGCTGCATTCGGGCGACAAGGATGATCGCGGCGGCAACGACCGCGAAACCGATTACGGGATCGTGCCGAGCCTCAACCTTCACTGGATCTGGGACGGCCCCTTGGCCGAGCGCGCGATCAGCGATCCGGCGGACCCGGTGGTGCGCCGCTATTCGCCTGCCGAGCGTGGTGAACTGGCAGGTGGCTCTCCGGCGGATTGGGGCCGCGAAAGCTGGGAAATCAGCCGCAGCTTTGTCTATCCCACCGCTTTCGACACCGAAGATGTCTGCGACGGCGACCTGCCGATGAAGACTGCCCTGACTCAGGAAGACATCGTGCGCGGTGTTCCTATCGCCAAACAGCGGGTGCAGCAGGCAGGACTGCGGATCGCGGAGCTGCTCGAAAGCGCCTTTGCACCCGGGCCACTGCCTGAGCCGGAGCGGCGTTAA
- a CDS encoding dicarboxylate/amino acid:cation symporter, giving the protein MKAWFAIPLWQRVIAALILGIIVGYVWGPGAESIKIVGDIFIAFIKMLVVPLIFFSLVAGVASIGDLSKLGSVGWRAMLLFVVTGQMAVWLGLAIGTFFTPGSGLDTSSMQLDAAALERAQARQQDGVTISQMILEMVPSSPVQVMADVNVLPLIIFSLLIGIGILMAKEEGEPVLKIFDSGSVVMQKVTMIVMELTPFGVFALMAWVAGTLGLEALQALGILVFLNYLGCFLIIGLIYAGMIKFLAKLPVIDFFRGIVDAMAVSYSTASSNATLPVTLRCARRNLGVSNSVASFVISLGATINMNGTAMYLGLATLFGAQVFGVDLSWGDYVMISVLGTLGAIGAAGIPGAGLIMMVLVFGAVGVPLETIALVAGIDRIMDMMRTTTNVSGDAAVATTVASMTGEIDRAEMISADDV; this is encoded by the coding sequence ATGAAAGCCTGGTTTGCAATTCCGCTGTGGCAGCGGGTTATCGCGGCGCTGATCCTCGGCATCATCGTCGGCTATGTCTGGGGACCGGGTGCGGAAAGCATCAAGATCGTTGGCGACATCTTCATCGCCTTTATCAAGATGCTGGTTGTTCCGCTGATCTTCTTCAGCCTCGTCGCGGGCGTCGCCAGTATCGGCGATCTTTCAAAACTGGGCAGCGTCGGCTGGCGCGCAATGCTGTTGTTCGTGGTGACCGGGCAGATGGCTGTGTGGCTGGGCCTTGCAATCGGCACATTCTTTACTCCGGGATCGGGGCTGGACACCTCAAGCATGCAGCTCGACGCCGCCGCGCTTGAACGCGCGCAGGCCCGGCAGCAGGACGGGGTGACGATATCGCAGATGATCCTTGAAATGGTGCCGTCCAGCCCGGTGCAGGTGATGGCCGACGTCAACGTCCTGCCGCTCATCATCTTTTCGCTGCTGATCGGGATCGGCATCCTGATGGCCAAGGAAGAGGGCGAGCCGGTGCTCAAGATCTTCGATAGCGGCAGTGTGGTGATGCAGAAGGTCACGATGATCGTGATGGAGCTGACCCCCTTCGGCGTGTTCGCGCTTATGGCATGGGTGGCCGGCACGCTGGGGCTGGAGGCGTTGCAGGCGCTCGGCATCCTCGTGTTCCTGAATTACCTCGGCTGCTTCCTGATCATCGGGCTGATCTATGCCGGGATGATCAAGTTCTTGGCAAAGCTGCCGGTGATCGATTTCTTCCGCGGCATCGTCGATGCGATGGCGGTTAGCTATTCGACTGCCAGTTCCAATGCGACGCTCCCCGTCACGCTGCGCTGCGCTAGGCGCAACCTCGGCGTGTCGAACTCGGTCGCGAGCTTTGTCATTTCGCTGGGCGCGACGATCAACATGAATGGCACGGCGATGTATCTGGGCCTTGCAACGCTGTTCGGTGCGCAGGTGTTCGGCGTGGACCTGTCATGGGGCGATTACGTGATGATCTCGGTGCTGGGAACGCTGGGCGCCATCGGCGCGGCGGGCATTCCGGGTGCGGGCCTGATCATGATGGTGCTGGTGTTCGGCGCGGTCGGCGTGCCGCTTGAGACGATTGCGCTGGTAGCGGGCATCGACCGGATCATGGACATGATGCGTACGACGACGAACGTCAGCGGTGACGCAGCAGTGGCTACCACGGTAGCGAGCATGACGGGCGAGATTGACCGGGCAGAGATGATCTCGGCGGACGATGTTTGA
- a CDS encoding glutathione S-transferase family protein — protein sequence MKLIIGNKNYSSWSLRGWLAVKQSGLHFEEITVPMLGEQWDQRKQNDEFQPSSGKVPILWDGDVVVWDSLAIMEYLGDKVGRDRFWPKEEAARGMARAMVAEMHSSYASLRSEMPMNVRRRIQLQNLSEQTKGEVVRILQLWAEARARHGSSGPFLFGTFGAADIFYAPVVSRFMTYGIGVPGFAQSYMQAIWEHTWMEQWIGASEEEQWVIEQYESVG from the coding sequence ATGAAGCTGATCATCGGAAACAAGAACTATTCGAGCTGGTCCCTGCGGGGCTGGCTCGCAGTCAAGCAGTCCGGACTGCACTTTGAAGAGATCACCGTCCCGATGCTGGGCGAACAATGGGACCAGCGCAAACAGAACGACGAATTCCAGCCGTCCAGCGGCAAGGTGCCGATCTTGTGGGATGGCGATGTGGTGGTGTGGGACAGCCTCGCCATCATGGAATACCTCGGTGACAAGGTCGGTCGGGATCGTTTCTGGCCCAAGGAAGAGGCCGCACGCGGCATGGCGCGGGCGATGGTGGCGGAAATGCACAGCTCCTACGCCAGCTTGCGCAGCGAAATGCCGATGAATGTGCGCCGCCGCATCCAGCTTCAGAATCTGTCCGAGCAGACCAAGGGCGAAGTCGTCCGCATCCTGCAGCTCTGGGCTGAGGCACGCGCTCGTCACGGCAGTTCAGGGCCGTTTCTGTTCGGCACTTTCGGGGCGGCGGATATTTTCTACGCTCCGGTCGTTTCCCGTTTCATGACCTACGGCATCGGCGTCCCGGGCTTCGCGCAGAGCTACATGCAGGCGATCTGGGAGCATACGTGGATGGAACAGTGGATCGGCGCTTCGGAGGAAGAGCAGTGGGTGATCGAGCAATACGAGAGCGTGGGATGA
- a CDS encoding M48 family metallopeptidase, with protein sequence MADSPQAATQAYINSLGPEALELARAYTLGNHWLILWGLIVSALVTWVVVKSGVLDKVHAMLSDRWTNARVFLVAIAFTIVSTLLTLPYALYTDWWRETEYGRTSQPLGDFLSQGAIGLVLSSVIGGLFFIGLYFLLRRAGRAWWAWAGGLVAVTISAALLLSPVVIEPLFNDYQPVPEGEVRDAILVMAKEADIPEDRIFIYDGSRQSNNFTANVSGIGGSARIAISDVALTEASLDEVRAVTGHEIGHYVLGHVWRSIGVLSVLAVAVFFLTARTYPFFARLFGISAPIDDVRGLPVFLFVVGLFFTLAQPITNTLTRVGEREADQYSLETVNLPDALSGALIKTAEYRYPQAGPVEEAIFYTHPTVENRVRAAMEWKAANPPANGGE encoded by the coding sequence GTGGCAGACAGTCCGCAGGCGGCGACGCAGGCCTATATCAATTCGCTCGGGCCGGAGGCGCTGGAACTCGCGCGGGCCTATACTCTGGGCAATCACTGGCTGATCCTGTGGGGGCTGATCGTCTCCGCGCTCGTCACCTGGGTGGTCGTGAAAAGCGGAGTGCTGGACAAGGTCCATGCCATGCTGAGCGACCGCTGGACGAATGCCCGCGTGTTCCTCGTCGCGATTGCCTTCACCATTGTCAGCACGCTGCTGACCCTGCCCTATGCGCTCTACACCGATTGGTGGAGGGAAACCGAATACGGCCGCACCAGCCAGCCGCTTGGCGATTTCCTGTCGCAGGGTGCGATAGGTCTGGTGTTGTCGAGCGTGATCGGCGGGCTGTTCTTCATCGGCCTCTATTTCCTGCTGCGCCGTGCGGGCCGTGCATGGTGGGCATGGGCGGGCGGTCTGGTTGCCGTCACCATCTCCGCCGCCCTGCTGCTGTCGCCGGTGGTGATCGAGCCGCTGTTCAACGATTACCAGCCCGTGCCCGAAGGCGAAGTGCGCGACGCTATCCTCGTTATGGCAAAAGAGGCGGACATCCCCGAAGACCGCATCTTCATCTATGACGGATCGCGCCAGTCGAACAATTTCACCGCCAATGTTTCCGGCATCGGCGGATCAGCCCGCATCGCGATATCCGATGTCGCGCTGACAGAGGCTTCGCTGGACGAAGTGCGCGCGGTGACGGGGCATGAAATCGGCCATTACGTGCTGGGCCATGTGTGGCGTTCCATCGGCGTGCTGTCGGTGCTGGCGGTGGCGGTGTTTTTCCTGACGGCGCGGACATACCCCTTCTTCGCCCGCCTGTTCGGCATTTCCGCACCGATTGACGATGTGCGCGGCCTGCCCGTCTTCCTGTTTGTTGTGGGGCTGTTCTTCACCCTCGCCCAGCCGATCACCAACACGCTTACCCGCGTCGGGGAACGCGAGGCGGATCAGTATTCGCTGGAGACGGTAAACCTGCCCGATGCGCTGTCGGGCGCGCTGATAAAGACCGCCGAATACCGGTATCCGCAGGCCGGGCCGGTGGAAGAGGCGATCTTCTACACCCATCCCACGGTCGAAAACCGGGTGCGCGCCGCGATGGAGTGGAAAGCCGCAAACCCGCCCGCGAACGGCGGCGAATGA
- a CDS encoding M14 family metallopeptidase, producing MTSLTILDRVPEGLLDAAAHDLGEVLDGPTLIELGAGDRAPLFVSVLLHGNEDSGLGAVQRVLRTYADKPLPRPLMILIGNVAAASKGLRRLDGQPDFNRVWPGCEEDEDSDEARIMAEVHRRVIARHAFAAIDIHNNTGRNPHYAVVCVREPEVMALAARFAPRAVLFRGLPGTQTSSFSGLIPAITIECGQPGCEANAAAAADLVHNVLVLDDLAAMPGDAHLALFHTLARVRVKPGIALARRVDGPWLALDPELDRHNFSHVEPGFRFGATDGPMPVEVVDEQGQDVAHNYFVVEDGELRVRQDVIPAMLTVDERIIRQDCLCYIMEELP from the coding sequence GTGACGAGCCTGACGATCCTTGACCGCGTGCCCGAAGGGCTGCTGGATGCCGCAGCACACGATCTGGGCGAGGTCTTGGACGGCCCGACCCTGATCGAGCTTGGCGCAGGCGACCGCGCGCCGCTGTTCGTGTCGGTGCTGCTCCACGGCAATGAGGATTCAGGTCTGGGCGCGGTCCAGCGGGTCTTGCGGACCTATGCGGACAAGCCATTGCCGCGCCCCCTGATGATCCTGATCGGCAATGTCGCGGCGGCGAGCAAGGGGCTGCGGCGGCTTGACGGGCAGCCTGATTTCAACCGGGTCTGGCCCGGCTGCGAGGAAGACGAAGACAGCGACGAAGCACGGATCATGGCCGAGGTGCACCGCAGGGTGATCGCGCGCCACGCCTTTGCCGCGATCGACATCCACAACAACACCGGGCGCAATCCGCACTACGCCGTGGTCTGCGTGCGCGAGCCAGAGGTGATGGCGCTGGCCGCGCGGTTCGCTCCGCGCGCAGTGCTGTTTCGCGGGTTGCCGGGCACGCAAACTTCCTCGTTCAGCGGATTGATCCCGGCGATCACAATCGAATGCGGTCAGCCGGGTTGCGAGGCCAATGCGGCCGCAGCAGCCGATCTGGTGCATAATGTGCTGGTGCTGGACGATCTGGCGGCAATGCCGGGCGACGCGCATTTGGCGCTGTTTCATACGCTGGCACGAGTGCGAGTGAAGCCGGGAATTGCCTTGGCACGTCGCGTTGATGGCCCTTGGCTGGCACTCGATCCGGAGCTTGACCGCCACAATTTCAGCCATGTCGAGCCCGGTTTCCGGTTCGGGGCGACAGACGGCCCGATGCCCGTCGAGGTGGTGGACGAACAGGGGCAGGACGTGGCCCACAACTACTTCGTAGTAGAGGATGGCGAATTGCGGGTACGGCAGGATGTCATCCCGGCGATGCTGACCGTGGATGAACGAATCATCCGGCAGGATTGCCTGTGCTACATCATGGAGGAATTGCCGTGA
- the nth gene encoding endonuclease III — MTKDQIFEFFRRLAEDNPEPETELEYGNAYQLVVAVALSAQATDVGVNKATRALFAKVQTPQQMLDLGLDGLIDHIKTIGLFNSKAKNVIALSQLLIDEYGGEVPDTREDLVRLPGVGRKTANVVLNCWFKQETFAVDTHILRVGNRTGLAKGKTPEQVEAKLEKRVPQPFRLHAHHWLILHGRYVCKARTPECWRCGQVDLCSFRKKVLEKPRGR; from the coding sequence ATGACCAAGGACCAGATCTTCGAATTCTTCCGCCGTCTGGCGGAGGACAATCCCGAGCCTGAGACCGAGTTGGAATATGGCAACGCCTATCAGCTGGTGGTGGCTGTCGCCCTGTCCGCGCAGGCGACCGACGTGGGCGTAAACAAGGCGACGCGGGCGCTGTTTGCCAAGGTGCAAACGCCGCAGCAAATGCTCGACCTGGGGCTCGATGGGTTGATCGATCACATCAAGACGATCGGCCTGTTCAATTCCAAGGCGAAGAACGTGATCGCGCTCTCGCAATTGCTGATCGACGAATATGGCGGCGAAGTGCCCGACACGCGCGAAGACCTCGTGCGGCTACCCGGCGTCGGTCGCAAGACGGCGAACGTGGTACTCAATTGCTGGTTCAAGCAGGAAACCTTTGCGGTCGACACCCACATCCTGCGCGTCGGCAACCGCACCGGCCTCGCCAAGGGCAAGACGCCCGAGCAGGTCGAGGCAAAACTGGAAAAGCGCGTCCCGCAGCCGTTTCGGCTGCACGCGCATCACTGGCTGATCCTGCACGGGCGCTATGTCTGCAAGGCGCGGACGCCGGAGTGCTGGCGGTGCGGGCAAGTGGATTTGTGCAGCTTCAGAAAGAAGGTGCTGGAGAAGCCGAGGGGGCGATAG
- the dapE gene encoding succinyl-diaminopimelate desuccinylase: MSDALDYAKRLIAAPSVTPATGTVFDELEAMLAPLGFDIHRFCRGEGEEGSDEAPVENLFAIRRGPEGSKHFAFAGHLDVVPPGEGWHTDPFEPTIEGELLYGRGAVDMKSAIACMVAAVADVPQDAGTISFIITGDEEGPALHGTRALIDYMNAQGIRPDLCLVGEPTSVNRLGDMMKIGRRGSVNIWLTVDGTQGHVAYPHLADNPIPKLVAMLAELDSLVLDTGTDWFQPSNLEITDMEVGNKAHNVIPAQAKARISIRFNDLHSGASLSERVVAIAEKHGGTALPIISGEPFLTEPGAFSHMLANAIEAETGLKPEQSTTGGTSDARFLRAVCPVIEFGLCNATMHKRDEAVAIPDLDVLTRIYTRAALGALALKTEHEGA, translated from the coding sequence ATGAGCGACGCACTCGATTACGCCAAGCGCCTGATTGCCGCGCCCAGCGTTACCCCCGCAACCGGAACGGTTTTTGACGAGCTGGAGGCCATGCTCGCCCCGCTGGGTTTTGACATCCACCGGTTTTGCCGTGGCGAAGGCGAGGAAGGCAGCGACGAGGCTCCGGTTGAAAACCTGTTCGCCATTCGCCGTGGCCCCGAAGGATCGAAGCATTTTGCCTTTGCCGGGCATCTTGATGTGGTTCCTCCGGGTGAAGGCTGGCACACCGATCCGTTCGAGCCGACGATCGAGGGAGAGCTGCTCTACGGTCGCGGCGCGGTGGACATGAAGAGCGCGATCGCCTGCATGGTCGCCGCCGTTGCCGATGTGCCGCAGGATGCGGGCACAATCAGCTTCATCATCACCGGGGATGAAGAAGGCCCGGCGCTGCATGGTACGCGCGCGCTGATCGACTACATGAACGCACAAGGGATCCGGCCCGATCTGTGCCTTGTGGGCGAACCCACCAGCGTCAACCGTCTGGGCGACATGATGAAGATCGGGCGGCGCGGTTCGGTCAACATCTGGCTGACGGTGGATGGCACGCAGGGCCATGTCGCCTATCCGCACCTCGCGGACAACCCGATTCCCAAGCTGGTGGCGATGCTGGCGGAACTCGATTCGCTGGTGCTCGACACCGGAACCGACTGGTTCCAGCCGTCGAACCTCGAGATCACCGACATGGAAGTAGGCAACAAGGCGCACAATGTCATCCCGGCGCAGGCCAAGGCGCGCATTTCGATCCGCTTCAACGATCTGCATTCGGGCGCGAGCCTGTCCGAACGCGTGGTGGCGATTGCCGAGAAGCACGGCGGCACCGCGCTGCCGATCATTTCGGGCGAACCGTTCCTGACAGAACCGGGCGCGTTTTCGCATATGCTCGCTAATGCGATCGAAGCCGAAACGGGTTTGAAGCCCGAACAATCGACCACCGGCGGCACGTCCGATGCGCGTTTCCTGCGCGCCGTTTGCCCGGTGATCGAGTTCGGCCTGTGCAACGCGACCATGCATAAGCGCGACGAGGCAGTAGCCATACCCGACCTTGATGTGCTTACTCGCATCTACACACGCGCGGCGCTGGGGGCGCTGGCGCTGAAAACAGAACACGAAGGGGCGTAG
- a CDS encoding LysE family translocator: MDILGFAFAVLLIELTPGPNMGWLVMLTIAEGRRSGLAAIGGIALGLSANAAISALAASFILQQSEVIAQAISVLGASMMGFLAWQAWRDAGESSPAATPRHSDHRNFVAGFVINLLNPKATLFFVTVMPQFVEGGRPGYDQALILAIISVVIATAIHLALVLGAQQFRPILMSGNRSRIVRRTLALMMLGVGLWFLAKAFL, encoded by the coding sequence ATGGACATTCTCGGTTTTGCCTTTGCGGTTCTGCTGATCGAACTCACGCCCGGCCCGAACATGGGCTGGCTGGTCATGCTCACCATTGCCGAAGGGCGCAGGTCAGGATTGGCCGCGATTGGCGGAATCGCACTGGGTCTGTCCGCCAACGCCGCGATAAGCGCGCTTGCCGCCAGCTTCATCCTGCAACAAAGCGAGGTGATCGCGCAGGCGATATCGGTCCTTGGCGCAAGCATGATGGGTTTCCTCGCTTGGCAGGCGTGGCGTGATGCCGGGGAAAGTTCTCCTGCAGCAACTCCTCGGCACTCGGATCACCGCAACTTCGTGGCCGGGTTCGTCATCAACCTTCTCAATCCGAAGGCCACGCTGTTCTTCGTTACAGTCATGCCGCAATTCGTCGAGGGCGGCAGGCCGGGCTATGATCAAGCGCTGATCCTCGCCATCATTAGCGTTGTCATTGCCACGGCCATTCATCTGGCGCTGGTGCTGGGCGCGCAACAGTTTCGCCCGATCCTGATGAGCGGCAATCGCTCGCGTATCGTTCGGCGAACGCTGGCGTTGATGATGCTCGGCGTGGGCTTGTGGTTCCTCGCCAAAGCCTTTCTTTAA
- the yihA gene encoding ribosome biogenesis GTP-binding protein YihA/YsxC, whose product MTPEEERAQQHREDAASRLFSGRVDFLLSAPQLKFLPDPIVPEIAFCGRSNVGKSSLLNALTGRKAIARASVTPGRTQELNFFDVGGEPGGEPLFRLVDMPGYGFAKAPVKVVERWKGLVKSYLRGRQVLARNLVLVDSRHGLKDVDREMMKMLDEAAVGYRIVLTKTDKIKASELERVANKVADEAKKHVAAFPQLHLTSSEKGMGIAALRAAVISDALGESFLDAL is encoded by the coding sequence GTGACGCCAGAGGAAGAGCGCGCACAGCAGCATAGGGAAGACGCCGCCTCGCGCCTGTTTTCGGGCCGGGTCGACTTCCTGTTGTCCGCGCCGCAGCTGAAGTTCCTGCCTGATCCGATCGTCCCCGAAATCGCGTTTTGTGGTCGATCGAACGTGGGCAAGTCTTCGCTGCTTAACGCGCTTACCGGGCGCAAGGCGATTGCCCGAGCATCGGTGACGCCGGGACGCACGCAGGAACTCAACTTCTTCGACGTTGGCGGTGAACCGGGTGGCGAGCCGCTGTTCCGCCTGGTCGACATGCCCGGCTACGGCTTTGCCAAGGCGCCGGTGAAGGTGGTCGAGCGGTGGAAAGGCCTTGTGAAGAGCTACCTTCGCGGGCGGCAGGTGCTGGCGCGCAATCTCGTGCTGGTGGACAGCCGCCACGGCCTCAAGGATGTCGATCGCGAGATGATGAAGATGCTCGACGAGGCAGCCGTCGGCTATCGCATCGTCCTGACCAAGACTGACAAGATCAAGGCGAGCGAGCTTGAGCGCGTGGCGAACAAGGTCGCCGACGAAGCAAAGAAGCATGTCGCCGCCTTTCCGCAATTGCACCTGACCAGCAGCGAAAAGGGCATGGGTATCGCCGCGCTGCGCGCTGCCGTGATCAGCGACGCGCTGGGTGAAAGTTTCCTCGACGCGCTCTAG
- a CDS encoding VOC family protein — translation MSLPPFHLAFPVHDLAAARAFYGGVMGCPEGRSSDEWIDFDFHGHQIVAHLSGEAGDRASNPVDGHDVPVPHFGLVLDMDAWEALAERLKAAGTEFVIEPTIRFKGKPGQQATMFLRDPSGNALEFKAFADIGQLFAK, via the coding sequence ATGAGCCTGCCGCCATTCCATCTCGCCTTCCCCGTCCATGATCTCGCCGCAGCGCGCGCATTCTATGGCGGCGTGATGGGCTGCCCCGAAGGCCGTTCTTCAGACGAATGGATCGACTTCGATTTTCACGGACACCAAATCGTCGCCCACCTGTCGGGCGAAGCGGGCGATCGGGCGAGCAATCCGGTCGACGGACACGACGTGCCCGTGCCGCATTTCGGGCTGGTGCTCGACATGGATGCCTGGGAGGCGCTGGCCGAAAGGCTGAAAGCCGCCGGAACCGAATTCGTGATCGAGCCGACCATCCGCTTCAAAGGCAAGCCGGGCCAACAGGCAACCATGTTCCTGCGCGATCCTTCGGGCAATGCGCTCGAATTCAAGGCCTTCGCAGACATCGGCCAGCTGTTTGCGAAATAG
- the dapB gene encoding 4-hydroxy-tetrahydrodipicolinate reductase: MAQFAVIGHKGRMGQALSQAIEEAGHNLCVGVDVGGNPGPLVGRCDVIVDFSAPDALQTNLGAAKVAGIPILVGTTGLEPEHFVMLDDAAKAVPVLQTGNTSLGVTLLAHLVREAAARLGSDWDIEVLEMHHRAKVDSPSGTAKLLGQAAADARGIDLTDNMESGRHGYTGPRGEGHIGFATLRGGTVAGEHSVIFAGEQERITLSHSAEDRMIFARGAVRGAQWLIGRNPGRYSMADVLGL, translated from the coding sequence ATGGCACAATTTGCAGTGATCGGTCACAAGGGCCGGATGGGCCAAGCGCTATCGCAGGCTATCGAGGAAGCCGGCCATAACCTGTGCGTCGGCGTGGATGTCGGCGGCAATCCGGGGCCGCTGGTTGGCCGCTGCGACGTGATCGTCGATTTCTCCGCCCCTGACGCGCTGCAGACCAACCTCGGCGCGGCGAAGGTCGCGGGCATCCCGATACTGGTCGGCACCACGGGACTGGAGCCGGAGCATTTCGTAATGCTCGACGACGCGGCAAAGGCGGTGCCTGTCCTGCAGACGGGAAACACTTCGCTGGGTGTAACACTGCTCGCCCATCTGGTGCGCGAAGCAGCCGCGCGGCTGGGAAGCGATTGGGATATCGAAGTGCTGGAAATGCACCACCGCGCAAAGGTCGACTCGCCCTCGGGCACGGCCAAGCTGCTGGGTCAGGCCGCCGCTGACGCGCGCGGGATCGATCTGACCGACAATATGGAGAGCGGCCGCCATGGCTACACCGGGCCACGCGGCGAAGGCCACATCGGCTTTGCCACATTGCGCGGCGGCACGGTTGCGGGCGAGCACAGCGTGATCTTCGCCGGGGAGCAGGAACGCATCACCCTGTCGCATTCAGCCGAAGACCGGATGATCTTCGCACGCGGCGCCGTTCGTGGAGCGCAATGGCTGATTGGCCGAAATCCGGGGCGCTATTCGATGGCGGATGTGCTTGGCCTCTGA